Proteins encoded within one genomic window of bacterium:
- the rpoD gene encoding RNA polymerase sigma factor RpoD, whose protein sequence is MNNLANKTESLKDKSHASVDDILEVFPEPEEPHDEGDDLMDHGLEASDEPGESGDEPALDLSIPKGVSTDDPVRMYLREIGSIPLLSPAQEIELARKIAAGNERAKRKLAEANLRLVISIAKKYVGRGMLFLDLIQEGNLGLIRAVEKFDHEKGFKFSTYATWWIRQAITRAIADQARTIRIPVHMVETINRLKKVSRKLAQDLGRKPSEEEIAKEMEVTVEKLREIIKVAQEPVSLETPIGKEEDSRLGDFIEDKETEAPVNAVTHELLREDINDVLSTLSSRERDVLRLRFGLDDGRSRTLEEVGQQFGVTRERIRQIEAKALRKLRHPNRNKRLREYIE, encoded by the coding sequence ATGAATAACTTGGCCAACAAGACGGAAAGCCTCAAGGACAAGAGCCACGCGAGTGTGGACGACATCCTGGAGGTCTTCCCCGAACCGGAAGAACCCCATGATGAGGGCGATGATCTCATGGATCATGGCCTCGAGGCCTCGGACGAGCCTGGCGAGTCAGGCGACGAGCCGGCCCTCGACCTCTCGATCCCCAAGGGCGTCTCGACGGACGACCCCGTGCGGATGTATCTGCGCGAGATCGGCTCGATTCCCCTTTTGAGCCCCGCCCAGGAGATTGAGCTCGCCCGCAAGATCGCCGCCGGCAACGAGCGCGCCAAGCGCAAGCTCGCCGAGGCCAACCTGCGCCTGGTGATCTCGATCGCCAAGAAGTACGTCGGGCGCGGCATGCTCTTCCTGGACCTGATCCAGGAGGGCAACCTGGGCCTGATCCGCGCGGTCGAAAAGTTCGACCACGAGAAGGGCTTCAAGTTCTCGACCTACGCGACCTGGTGGATCCGCCAGGCCATCACCCGCGCGATCGCCGACCAGGCCCGCACCATCCGCATCCCGGTGCACATGGTCGAGACGATCAACCGCCTCAAGAAGGTCTCGCGCAAGCTTGCGCAGGACCTGGGCCGCAAGCCCAGCGAGGAAGAGATCGCCAAGGAGATGGAAGTCACCGTCGAGAAGCTCCGCGAGATCATCAAGGTCGCCCAGGAGCCCGTCTCGCTCGAGACCCCCATCGGCAAGGAAGAGGATTCCAGGCTCGGGGACTTCATCGAGGACAAGGAGACCGAGGCCCCGGTCAACGCCGTGACCCACGAGCTCCTGCGCGAGGACATCAACGACGTGCTGAGCACCCTCAGCTCGCGTGAGCGCGACGTCCTGCGCCTGCGCTTCGGCCTGGACGACGGCCGCAGCCGCACCCTCGAAGAGGTCGGCCAGCAGTTCGGCGTCACCCGCGAACGCATCCGCCAGATCGAGGCCAAGGCCCTGCGCAAGCTGCGGCACCCCAACCGCAACAAGCGCCTGCGCGAGTACATCGAGTAA
- a CDS encoding deoxyguanosinetriphosphate triphosphohydrolase, with amino-acid sequence MREQQEAFEAAYLSPKAARAATTRGRQKPEAPCAYRTDFQRDRDRIVHCKAFRRLKHKTQVFISPDGDHYRTRLTHTLEVSQVSRSIGRALRLNEDLIEAICMGHDLGHPAFGHTGEHALARCVPGGFQHNAQSLRVADVLMDLNLTDEVRNGIRWHTGVETPYTLEGQIVKISDRVAYLNHDVDDAIRAGLLRFEDLPARYRALGTSHAQRIGAMIHDLVVSSFNQDKIQMSPEMWDIQTELRIFMFQKVYLNSQAKSEESKARRLVTDLFNHFMEQPAKMQQIWGEAYNPEQHTQHVVDYVAGMTDRYAIRVYEEIFIPRPWTIFGKNGSQ; translated from the coding sequence ATGCGCGAGCAGCAGGAGGCCTTCGAGGCCGCCTACCTGTCGCCCAAGGCCGCCCGTGCCGCGACGACCCGCGGCCGGCAGAAGCCCGAGGCCCCCTGCGCTTACCGCACGGACTTCCAGCGCGACCGCGACCGCATCGTCCATTGCAAGGCCTTCCGCCGCCTCAAGCACAAGACCCAGGTCTTCATCTCGCCGGACGGCGACCACTATCGCACCCGCCTGACCCACACCCTCGAGGTCTCCCAGGTCTCACGCTCCATCGGACGGGCGCTGAGGCTCAACGAGGACCTGATCGAGGCCATCTGCATGGGCCACGACCTGGGGCACCCTGCCTTCGGGCACACCGGCGAGCACGCCCTGGCGCGCTGCGTGCCGGGCGGCTTCCAGCACAACGCCCAGAGCCTGCGGGTCGCCGACGTCCTGATGGACCTCAACCTCACGGACGAGGTCCGCAACGGCATCCGCTGGCACACCGGCGTCGAGACCCCCTACACCCTCGAAGGCCAGATCGTGAAGATCTCCGACCGGGTCGCCTACCTCAACCACGACGTGGACGACGCCATCCGCGCGGGCCTCTTGCGCTTCGAGGATCTGCCCGCGCGCTACCGGGCCCTCGGCACCAGCCACGCCCAGCGTATCGGCGCCATGATCCACGACCTGGTCGTCTCGAGCTTCAATCAGGACAAGATCCAGATGAGCCCCGAAATGTGGGACATCCAGACCGAGCTGCGCATCTTCATGTTCCAGAAGGTCTACCTGAACTCCCAGGCCAAATCCGAGGAGAGCAAGGCCCGCCGCCTGGTCACCGACCTGTTCAATCACTTCATGGAGCAGCCCGCCAAGATGCAGCAGATCTGGGGCGAGGCCTACAACCCCGAGCAGCACACCCAGCACGTGGTCGACTACGTGGCCGGCATGACCGATCGTTACGCGATCCGCGTCTACGAGGAGATCTTCATCCCCCGTCCCTGGACCATCTTCGGCAAGAACGGATCCCAATAA
- a CDS encoding DNA primase, with protein sequence MSKDFPGGLDPVELVRDRADILEIIGESVVLKRSGRNYTGLCPFHGEKTPSFNVNPEKRIFRCFGCGEGGDVFAFVMKQQNLGFRDALKVLAERYGIAMAESDPMADERKLIREANELAAAFYRKFLSESPAAQDARTYLEVRGVGPELQETFSLGYAPREWDALHRYLTGKGVSAKVQEDAGLVRARKEGNGFYDYFRGRVIFPITGDLGQVIAFGARAIHQGDEPKYLNSPDTPLYHKGRHLYALPLAKEGIKRKDRALLMEGYMDVIAAHRSGFTEAVGVLGTALTPPQAKSLLRYSKRVVVSYDADKAGQAATDRGIATLEEVAGAAALDVRVLRIPEGKDPDEFLKHHGPEAFEGLIEGATTLIQYQLDRAIEGVGDTLDSPEGKEAAVQACKKILGRVSSAVLRDEFYAQLAKRLDVSRDALSLEIGKEFRHNRAPRRSHGIPLAKRNGFRQAEADLLTLMVEHNTVRQDVAEQLAGIPFTDEDCQWLRETIEAWPAEKELSWEALLTEYTGEQEQGFISRLAFGADSEKWHDVAQAATSIIHTIAISFWTQEHDTCKELLEEAMRAGAPPDEINEVLRQYKHALTRKEELKSRSGSVLPTHKIG encoded by the coding sequence ATGAGCAAGGACTTTCCCGGAGGGCTCGATCCGGTCGAGCTCGTGCGCGATCGCGCCGACATCCTCGAGATCATCGGCGAGAGCGTCGTACTCAAGCGATCGGGCCGCAACTACACGGGCCTCTGCCCCTTCCACGGCGAGAAGACCCCCTCCTTCAACGTCAACCCCGAGAAGCGCATCTTCCGCTGCTTCGGCTGCGGCGAGGGCGGCGACGTCTTCGCCTTCGTCATGAAGCAGCAGAACCTGGGCTTCCGCGACGCCCTCAAGGTGCTCGCCGAGCGCTACGGCATCGCCATGGCCGAGTCGGACCCCATGGCCGACGAGCGCAAGCTGATCCGAGAGGCCAACGAGCTGGCTGCCGCCTTCTACCGCAAGTTCCTTTCCGAGAGCCCGGCCGCCCAGGACGCCCGCACCTACCTGGAGGTCCGCGGGGTCGGCCCCGAGCTGCAAGAGACCTTCAGCCTGGGCTACGCCCCGCGCGAGTGGGACGCCCTGCACCGCTACCTCACCGGCAAGGGCGTCAGCGCCAAGGTCCAGGAGGACGCGGGGCTGGTGCGCGCGCGCAAGGAGGGGAACGGCTTCTACGACTACTTCCGGGGCCGGGTCATCTTCCCGATCACCGGGGATTTGGGCCAGGTGATCGCCTTCGGCGCCCGCGCCATCCACCAAGGTGACGAGCCCAAGTACCTCAACAGCCCTGACACCCCCCTCTACCACAAGGGGCGCCACCTCTACGCCCTGCCGCTCGCCAAGGAGGGCATCAAGCGCAAGGATCGTGCCCTCCTCATGGAAGGGTACATGGACGTGATCGCCGCCCACCGCTCGGGCTTCACCGAGGCGGTCGGAGTGCTTGGCACCGCCCTGACCCCGCCTCAGGCCAAGAGCCTCCTGCGCTACTCCAAGCGGGTGGTCGTCTCCTACGACGCGGACAAGGCCGGCCAGGCCGCCACCGACCGGGGGATCGCCACCCTCGAAGAGGTCGCGGGCGCTGCCGCCCTGGACGTGCGGGTGCTGCGCATCCCCGAGGGAAAGGATCCCGACGAGTTCCTCAAGCACCACGGCCCCGAGGCCTTCGAAGGGCTGATCGAGGGCGCCACCACCCTCATCCAGTACCAGCTCGACCGCGCCATCGAGGGCGTCGGCGACACCCTCGACAGCCCCGAAGGCAAGGAAGCCGCCGTCCAGGCGTGCAAGAAAATCCTCGGCCGGGTATCCAGCGCGGTGCTGCGCGACGAGTTCTACGCCCAGCTCGCCAAGCGGCTCGACGTCAGCCGTGACGCCCTCTCACTGGAAATCGGGAAAGAGTTCCGGCATAATAGAGCACCCCGAAGGTCGCACGGTATCCCCTTGGCAAAACGGAACGGTTTCCGTCAGGCCGAAGCGGATCTGTTGACCCTGATGGTCGAACATAACACCGTCCGACAGGACGTCGCTGAGCAGTTGGCGGGCATCCCCTTCACCGATGAGGACTGTCAATGGCTCAGAGAGACGATCGAAGCCTGGCCGGCCGAAAAGGAATTGAGCTGGGAGGCGTTACTTACCGAATACACTGGGGAACAAGAACAGGGGTTCATTTCCCGCCTCGCCTTCGGCGCGGATTCGGAGAAATGGCACGACGTGGCGCAGGCGGCGACTTCGATCATCCACACCATCGCCATCAGCTTCTGGACCCAGGAGCACGACACCTGCAAGGAGCTCCTGGAAGAAGCGATGCGCGCCGGCGCCCCCCCGGACGAAATCAACGAAGTTTTGCGGCAGTACAAGCATGCGCTCACGCGCAAGGAAGAACTAAAATCGCGCAGTGGTAGCGTGTTGCCAACCCATAAGATCGGGTAA